A window of Macaca mulatta isolate MMU2019108-1 chromosome 7, T2T-MMU8v2.0, whole genome shotgun sequence genomic DNA:
ATTACAAATTCCCATGGGGCCCTTATCCTCAACCTCACTTTATGAAGAAATAGGCTAATGGATGGATCCCAAACTTCAAGGCCAAGTAGCAGAGCCAGAATTCTAGCAGCTCCTCCTGCCctctgggacactgctccccacTGCCCCCCGATGGCCACGCCAGGGGCTTCAGGGAGAATAGTTCCCAGGGTCTGTTCCCATCCAGGTATGGAAAATCCTGGGATGACTGAGCAACCCGCAGGGAATGGGTGTAAGTCTAAGGAACTGCTCCCCTGCTGGCAGCCAGGGGATGTGCTCCCCTCCTACTCCCAACAAGTGCTGATCAGATTGACACCtagggtgtgtgtggggttgggggaaggccAGGGTACAGAGTCTGCTGGAAACGGAGCCTCTGGGGGCTGGGTGTGAGCATGATACCTTAAAAGATGCCCTTTCCCCCAGTCCAGCCCACTGCTCCCTCACTAGCCCAGGGTAAGAAGGGGTAGGAGGCCAAGAGATCCTGTCTGGGGTGAGACAGTGTGCAGTGTGGAGGGCAGAGCATTTTGGAAGACTGCACTCCTGGAGCTGAGCTGAGGAGCAAAGAGGGAAAAAGCCTTCCCAGCTCCCAGGCCTGTGCTCCTCTCCCCACTGGTCGCCTGGGTGTGGGCAGGAATGACCCTGGTCAGCCTTTCTCCTGGATCCCTGGGGGCTAAGGGCAGATGTGGCTATCATTCTCAGCATTCCCCTCCAACCTGTGACCTCCCCAAccctacctcagcttccccagcttTTGCTGCAGTCCTTCTTGCCCCAGCCTGTGGGCAGCGGCCCCCCCTCCTGTTGTTCTTAAGGCAAGAACAGATGCCcaagtagagaaaataatttaatagagAAACAGTGAATTATACTCTTCACACCCAGCCTCCTGCAGGGAGGACAGACAACTCTTGCCCAAGGAGGCATTTAAGGGCAGAAGGGCTAGAAATCACCAACACCCgctgattatttaaaagaaactctcaaatacattattttccaGGTTAAATTCACTTTGTACTCATAAGTGCCCATGCTGTGGGCTGTGGAGGTATCAGCCCCATTGAAGAGATGGGGAGACCCGGGCCCACAAAGGGGAAGGGGTTTGCCCAGGGCTCCACAGCGGCAGAACAGGCCTAGAAGTGGGAAGCCTGGAGTGCATTGGGTCAGACCGTCTccctctcccaggctcaaattCCAGCACAAGGCCCGCGCTGTGGCTAGTGTGGGGCCCAAAGAGGAATGGAGGTGGGAGAGATGAGGACCAAGGAACCTTCCTGAGTGCTCCCTAGGCCAGGGCAGGAACAAGAAATGGTCTTCTTAAATTTGCCCCACCCTGAAAGATACAACTTTCATGCTTGAAGGATTAATTTAAAGTACCGAGATGGCGGGCAGGTGTGAGTTCCCAGAAAGACTGGTGGGTTCTGTGGGGCTGAGTGCATACTGTGGGGTGGGTGGTCCCTGAGGGGTGCTGGAGTGCCCCCATTCCAGTGCAAGGAGGAGCTGAGTTGGAATAAGGGGTCCCGGGAAGGGCAGGCCAGGGGCACAGCTGCCTACTGGCAGGGCGAGGGCAAGCACAGAAGTGCCCTGCAGGGGCCCCTTGCCCTCTTCTCAGAGCAAAAAATGATAGACGGCTGCATGCTCCAAAACTGACAGGCACAGGATCCAGTAACCACCGAATAACAAACAAAGGTCTCATGAAAGAAGTGCTGTTCTCCCAGAGTCCTGCCCTCCCCTCCAGCATACAGCACAGCCATCAAACCGTCTGTGGGGTGCAGAGTAACCTGAGGGAGGCTGGGGACTCTGGAATGTGGGGGTCTCAGCACTGTCTATCCAAGAAGCCTGTTCGCCAGGGCTGCAGTGGGCCACTTCATTCTTGGCATCAGCCTGGGTTAGTACCCCTCTGCTCcagatggctcacgtctgtccaaTCATTCTTCTGGGGTCACTGTAGGGTACAAGCTATGGGGGCGGGAGGCAATGGTGGAGGGTCAGTCTCAGGTCTTTGGTAAGGGAGGCAGAACCCAGGGCCCCCAGCCCTCACCCCTCTTTGGATGGAGGATCGACCCCAGGGCAAGACTCACAGCTACGAACAGATTCCGACAGTCCCTCTTTGTCCAGGGTGTCAGCTTCCCAGTGAGATTCCCTCATCTGTGGGATGTGAAGGCAGCACAAGGGATGAGAGGCAGCCAGGAGGCAGACACACGAGCCACAGCGCACAGTgctgagcaagagagagagtgaagggcaGATACAGGGACAGGGAGGCCTGCAGAGGAGGCGGGAGAGCAGACATACACCAGCAGGGTAGGGATGACAGCCACAAGCAGAGAGCAACAGAACCCACAGACCCTAGCCCCAGCGTGGCCCCATGTGCCCACCTTGACCTGCTCCTTCAGGTATTCAGCTCGGGCCATGAGGTTCTGAACCTGCCAAGGAAAGATATGCCCTTGGGTGTGGGGGAGAGTGGCGGGGGGTGGGGTTTCAAAGGGAACTCCTCCTCAACCCTGATGCTCTCTAGAACCCTCTGCCCCGTCAGAACAACTTGCCTCCTCAGTCCCTTATCTgctccttcctccaggaagccttcccagacTTTTTGCTGCTGGGTTCCCAGATCCTCCACTGCCCTGTCTGAGTACCCCAGCCCTATGGTTTTGACTTGCAGACCTGGAACACCCTGAGAGTGGGACATTCCAGAGGAAACCCAAAGAGATCCCCACAGGTAAGAgcaaagaaaggggaagaggaagccTCCCAACCCTCTCAAGCTCAGTGGGCACCTCAGTGTGAAGCAGCTCCCGCCTCCGGCCCGGGGGCTCCGCTGTAAAGAGAGGGCGTGTGGTGAGGGCAGGGCAGCCAGGGGCCCTCTGGGGGGCAGAAATGGGGGCCCTCAcctgccagcagcagcagcagctcccccAGACTATGCTGGTACAGGTCCAGGGCATCCTGCTCCCCACCAGCAGCCTCCTCCTGCAGCCACAAGGACATCAGGCTGCTTAGGGTCATGGCCTGGATatctccccaccctgccccatccTATCCCACCTAGACCCTTCTCACTGGCACAAACCTTGGCCATGGCAGCTGAAGCCACTTCCAGGGCAGCTAGGAGGCGTGGCTTGTCCCGGGCCATCTCTAGGATGAGAGGAAAGGTTCGGGGTGGGGGAAGCAACCTGCCTGTTCCCTGCAGGATGCCTCTCCCCACCCGCCTCCCCCTCAGGCTGTGGGGAGGTTTGTTGGGGCCCCTGGGGTCAGCCAGGAACCGGAAGTCTACCTCTGAGCAGATCTCGGGCAGAGGTCCCCTGCCTCAGCAGGGCCTGATTGGAGGAGGAGACGATGGCCTTGAGCTCCTCGGCCCGGGCCACGTACTGCCCCACCTGTAGCAGGGAAAGGGCCTGAGGAGGTGCTGTCTCACCCGCTGCCCTTGCCAGAACCCACCTCCAAGTTCTCCCTCTGCATTGTTAGTGACTGCCGCAAGCTATAAACATGTCGGGGCAAATGAGGCTGGCCTGACCCATTCCAAGCTCTGTGTTGCAGGAGAGGAAGTTCCAATTCTAAGACAGCCATTCCCCAGGGGCCCTGAGATCTCAGGGCCTTACCCCCTGCCCCCCCACTTCCTCATGGGGACTCTCACCCACCTTCGCCTTAATTGCCTCCTTCCGCTGGGCATCCGCCTCATCTGCGGAAAGTGAGGTCATATGAGGAGTCTGCGAGAACCCCTGCCCCACACCGAACCCTCTGGAATCCCTCCAAACACAATATTCCAGGTTTATGCTCTGCTTTATTGCCTACAACACTCTGGATAGAGAACTGGAATCCACCTATTGCAGCCACAGACGACTCCCATCCCTGCTGCACCCAGGGGCTTCAGGCATGGCCTGGAACTCACAGTGCAGGGCAGGTACGAAGAAGTCCAGAGCCTTGCAGTAGAGCGATAAGGCGGCTGCTGCATCCCCCTCCTGGTCTTTCTTCACAGCCTGCACCACCAGGGTGGTCTAGGGGATGGGCAGATCAGGGGTCAGGTCCACCTCCCTACCCTCCCACGCTCACCAAGATGGGAGATCAGCTCCCCTGAGCCCACCCTCTGTCTCTGTTGGGCGAGTCACCTATTCACCACCAAAGAGGTCAACGAGACCTTCAGCCCACCCTCAGCCCACCCCAGCCCCATCCGCCTGCTCACTGCTCGATCCAGACTCTCCCTACTGGGCATGTGCTCCAGGTCCACCCAGGGGTGCGCAAAGAAGTCCTGGAAGGAGATGCGACGGCTGGGGTCCCGCTCCAGGAGCCGCTGCAGTAGGTCCCGGCAGTCTCGGGAGAGCAGGGGTCGCAGGGGGAGCTGTAGGGAAGGGAATGGCAGGGACAGATCACACTGGGCTCCAGCCCCTCAACCTCTAGCCCAGGGGTCGGCGAGGAACCCGAGGTATGCGTTGGACAGGTGGGGAACCTGAAACCGAGGAGGAACAGGTGGGTCAAGATGATGGAGCCAGTGAGGAGCCAGGCCTCCATCCCTGGGCTCCTGGCGCACCCTCGCTGGAGCCCTGAGCTGAGCTAGAATTGTGTTTCTGGGTCCTTATTTCCCTCCCTGGACTATGTTCCTGGGAAGGCTGGGTCTGGCTCTGCTTTGGCTTTCTCCCCACAAGGTCCTGCAAAATAGGCACTGTGCTGCCTGCTGTGGGCTGACCTAAGTCCCTGGGACAGCCCGGCACCTCGACTTCCAGTCTAGAGCATGCCCCTCCACTACAAAGGCAGCCTGGAGCCCACACTCCAGTCTCTGCAGGTGAGAGCGAGGTGTAAACCCTCAGGGCCCTGACTCCCTCTGCCCCCCAATGCTTGCTAAGGGCCTGCTAGACCCACCTCGATGACCCGGTTGCTACGGATCTTCTCTTCCAGCTCCAAGAACGACCTGGAGGCAAAGGGGGGCTGCCCGAAGAGGGCTTCTGTGGAAGGGAGGCAGAGCGGAGGCTGGGAGGGAATAGGTCAAGCCTGGCCTGAAGCCCCTCAGCAGGGGTCGTGGGCCAGCAGTGAGTTTTCATCAGAACCCTTCAGGAGTGGCCCAGAGAGGCCTTGCCTGAGGAAACACTGTAGGCCTCAGCGTGAGAAGCAGGGAAAAGAGGTCTCACCATACAGGATGACCCCGACGGACCAGAGGTCTACGCGGGCGTCATACTGCCGCTGGCACACCATCTCGGGGGCCATGTAGAGTGGGGAGCCACGGAGCACGTGCTTCTCATCCCACGGGGACATGTGCTGTGCGAAACCAAAGTCTGCAGGCAAGAGGTGAGGCAGcagggtttgaattccagctgcTTCCACTCCTGGCTTGTAAAGCCTCACCCCAGGCTCCTCTCCACCCTCCAGACCCGATCAACCCTATTTCCAAGCCTCTGCTCATCATTAGCCTGGAACACCCTCTCATATCTGCCTCTGGGATGTAAAACCTACCCATCCTGCACAGCTCCCTTGGGCACCTTTTCCTAGGAAGCCCACCTGATCACACTAGCTACATGGATAAGCCCCCACCCTCTTACTGTCTCCAGGCTTAGGTTCTACCACAGTCTCTGGCCTCCAGTGTCAATTCTTGTCCAAATCTTATCAAGGGTCACCACCTCCTACTCCTGCACCACACACTCTCCTATGTGGCCACAGATGGAGTCACAGACTTGAGCCCCAATTCTGATGACAGACCAAGTCCTGTCCCTGACCACAGAGTGATCCCTGATGCTGGTCACACACTGAACCCCAGCACTGTTCCCAGACTGACCCTCAAACCTGGACACACAGTGAGTCCCAACTCTGGCCACAGACTGAGCCCTAACTCCACCCATTATGCTGCTGGACTTGAGCATGGGTAGCCTGAGAAAGGTTCTGCCTTTTGATGGCAGGGCCCAACCCCAGACTTCGCAGCCTGTTACTCTTTGAGGACTCTATAGAGGGCTCCATGAGAACTAGGGCTGCTGAGTGAGCCCAGGGAGAGGGAGGCCTCTGCACTCTCCAAACCTCACCCCTGCTGTTTCAGACACAGACCTGCCAGTTTTAGGTGGGGCTTCTCCAAGGAGCTCAGCAGAATGTTCTGTGGCTTCAGATCCAGATGAGAGATATTGCGTTCATGCAGGAACTGCAGGGCGCTAGCTGAGGAGTGGGACCCACAAAGAGACAGTTCAGAGCCCATTCCCGCCTGCCTCTTGCCTGCTCGGCTCACATCTGCCTCCTCAAGCCTACACAGCCCCAGTTCCTGCCTGGCTAGTCTAATGTTTTCCATATAAGCACCAAGATCCCACCACTTCTAGGAGTTTGCCACCCCACCCGAGTGcccaccctcctcccctctgcccctTCACAAGTCTCCCCGCCTCTCAGAAGCCTCTCTGGATGCCCCAGTCCTAGAGAATCTTGCTCTTTTCCTTGGCACAGCACTTGCGTCCTACCTACAGGACTCTGCAATGTTCTACAAGGTCCTTATATTATGTTCTATGTATGGAAGCCTCAACACCCCACAGAGGGGGATTACTCCCTCATCTGTCCCACAGCATCCCTGAGCAAGGGTTGAGTGTATGAGATAAACAGGACCCTAAAATTTCAGACTGTGCAGGAGGCAGCTGCAATGTGTGCCAAGGCTTTAAGCCTGGCGGAGGGGTGGGATGGCGGGGGGCAGAGAACAAGGGATGGAGCGTCAGCCTGGGGTCACAGTCCTTTACCTAACTGCTGCATGAAGACACGCGCCACCTTCTCAGGCAGAATCCTGCGGGTATGGATGAAGCGAGACAGGTCACCCCCTGCGCAGAACTCCATGATGAGGTAGATATTGTCACTGTCCCACTGTGTTTAGAGGTAGAGAGGCAGCCTGAAGAGAGTGTCCCTTCTCCAGCTCCCTTTTGGCAGCGGCCCCGCCCAAGGCTCGCACCTGAAAGTCTTTCAGCTGCACAATGTGGGGGTGTCGAATGCCCTTGAGGATCTCAATCTCCGTCAGGAGGTTCTCCACCGATGCCTTGTTCAGACTTTTCTTGGCTACACACTTTATGGCTACCACCTCACGAGTGTCCTTCTGCGGGACAGGAGATTTGGGGGCTCTGCCTTGAGGAGGCCAGGACCTTGCCTGACTGGAAAGGCTCTGTCTGGTTCCCTCTGTCCCCCGACTCCGCCCCCTCCCCGGGTCTACCTACTGCACAACAGCAACGGGCTTCCCAGCTTTCCCTTGTGAGGTCAGTGAGGAATGTTGATTCTGGAGTCCTGGCTTCCCGACCCAGTCTCAGCCTGGTCTTCTCCAGCCCTCAGCTAGGTGATCCATTTCTTTGCATTCTCGAGTGCTCCCAGCAGAGGCATGTCACTCAGAGTTCCAGAACCGCCCACTCTGCCTCCTAACTGGCTCCAGTCCCAGACTCCTCCCAGCCCACCAGGTAACCTGTTTTGAGCCTGTTCAGCCACTGACCCTGCAGGTGGGTGCAGGTGCGCCCTTTAAGACCTAAGCGTGGCGGTCGGCTCCAACCTCCGCCGAGGGTCTGGCTGGGGCGAAGCCGGCCTCCCGCCCCTAACTGTTCCCACACTGTCGCTAACCTCTCGGAGTCTCCCCGGCCGGCACCAGCCGGGCTAGCTCGGGCGGGCACGGGGCCACCGGCCGGCACCCACCTTGGCGTAGGCCTTGTACACCGTGGCGTACCTGCCGCTGCCCAGGCGCTCGGTGAGGATGAAGCCGTCCAGGCGCGGGGGGCCCCAACCGGGCCCCGCCATCCCGGCCGCCCGCGCCCGCGCAGGCGCTTCCTCGCTGCGGGCGGCGGTTCCGGCGGGTTGGGGGACGGGCCGAGCACGGGGCTGCTCCACGCTGCCCCCAGCGCCGCCCGCCGGAAATGCAGCGCGCATCGGAGACGCGGCTCCGCCCCGCTCCCGGCGcccctcccccgtccccacaCCTCGCCGGGTCATGCGCCCGGCAACTTCCTGCAGGGCCCACGTGGGGACACAGAGGCCCCGCGAGCCTAGAAGTGAGCGGAGGACTGCTGGCGCGGTCTCCGGGGACTCCCAGCGGGCGCAGAGGCGTCTAGAGATCGCCCACGTGAGGACACGGGCTCCAGAGGAGCGGACGTGTGTGGGGGAGACGGCGTCCGGGAGGCCTCCAGGGCCCCTCCCCAGGACCCGCAGCTCTGAAAGCAGAGGTACTGGAAGGAGAAGGCCTCTTTGGAGGAGGCCGCGTTGGCTTCCCGGGCCTCCCAGTTGCTTTTCACTTTTCTGAGGAAGGG
This region includes:
- the ULK3 gene encoding serine/threonine-protein kinase ULK3 isoform X6, producing the protein MQQLASALQFLHERNISHLDLKPQNILLSSLEKPHLKLADFGFAQHMSPWDEKHVLRGSPLYMAPEMVCQRQYDARVDLWSVGVILYEALFGQPPFASRSFLELEEKIRSNRVIELPLRPLLSRDCRDLLQRLLERDPSRRISFQDFFAHPWVDLEHMPSRESLDRATTLVVQAVKKDQEGDAAAALSLYCKALDFFVPALHYEADAQRKEAIKAKVGQYVARAEELKAIVSSSNQALLRQGTSARDLLREMARDKPRLLAALEVASAAMAKEEAAGGEQDALDLYQHSLGELLLLLAAEPPGRRRELLHTEVQNLMARAEYLKEQVKMRESHWEADTLDKEGLSESVRSSCTLQ
- the ULK3 gene encoding serine/threonine-protein kinase ULK3 isoform X4 gives rise to the protein MEFCAGGDLSRFIHTRRILPEKVARVFMQQLASALQFLHERNISHLDLKPQNILLSSLEKPHLKLADFGFAQHMSPWDEKHVLRGSPLYMAPEMVCQRQYDARVDLWSVGVILYEALFGQPPFASRSFLELEEKIRSNRVIELPLRPLLSRDCRDLLQRLLERDPSRRISFQDFFAHPWVDLEHMPSRESLDRATTLVVQAVKKDQEGDAAAALSLYCKALDFFVPALHYEADAQRKEAIKAKVGQYVARAEELKAIVSSSNQALLRQGTSARDLLREMARDKPRLLAALEVASAAMAKEEAAGGEQDALDLYQHSLGELLLLLAAEPPGRRRELLHTEVQNLMARAEYLKEQVKMRESHWEADTLDKEGLSESVRSSCTLQ
- the ULK3 gene encoding serine/threonine-protein kinase ULK3 isoform X3; translation: MAGPGWGPPRLDGFILTERLGSGRILPEKVARVFMQQLASALQFLHERNISHLDLKPQNILLSSLEKPHLKLADFGFAQHMSPWDEKHVLRGSPLYMAPEMVCQRQYDARVDLWSVGVILYEALFGQPPFASRSFLELEEKIRSNRVIELPLRPLLSRDCRDLLQRLLERDPSRRISFQDFFAHPWVDLEHMPSRESLDRATTLVVQAVKKDQEGDAAAALSLYCKALDFFVPALHYEADAQRKEAIKAKVGQYVARAEELKAIVSSSNQALLRQGTSARDLLREMARDKPRLLAALEVASAAMAKEEAAGGEQDALDLYQHSLGELLLLLAAEPPGRRRELLHTEVQNLMARAEYLKEQVKMRESHWEADTLDKEGLSESVRSSCTLQ
- the ULK3 gene encoding serine/threonine-protein kinase ULK3 isoform X2, yielding MAGPGWGPPRLDGFILTERLGSGRYATVYKAYAKKDTREVVAIKCVAKKSLNKASVENLLTEIEILKGIRHPHIVQLKDFQWDSDNIYLIMEFCAGGDLSRFIHTRRILPEKVARVFMQQLASALQFLHERNISHLDLKPQNILLSSLEKPHLKLADFGFAQHMSPWDEKHVLRGSPLYMAPEMVCQRQYDARVDLWSVGVILYEALFGQPPFASRSFLELEEKIRSNRVIELPLRPLLSRDCRDLLQRLLERDPSRRISFQDFFAHPWVDLEHMPSRESLDRATTLVVQAVKKDQEGDAAAALSLYCKALDFFVPALHYEADAQRKEAIKAKVGQYVARAEELKAIVSSSNQALLRQGTSARDLLREMARDKPRLLAALEVASAAMAKEEAAGGEQDALDLYQHSLGELLLLLAAEPPGRRRELLHTEVQNLMARAEYLKEQMRESHWEADTLDKEGLSESVRSSCTLQ
- the ULK3 gene encoding serine/threonine-protein kinase ULK3 isoform X1 produces the protein MAGPGWGPPRLDGFILTERLGSGRYATVYKAYAKKDTREVVAIKCVAKKSLNKASVENLLTEIEILKGIRHPHIVQLKDFQWDSDNIYLIMEFCAGGDLSRFIHTRRILPEKVARVFMQQLASALQFLHERNISHLDLKPQNILLSSLEKPHLKLADFGFAQHMSPWDEKHVLRGSPLYMAPEMVCQRQYDARVDLWSVGVILYEALFGQPPFASRSFLELEEKIRSNRVIELPLRPLLSRDCRDLLQRLLERDPSRRISFQDFFAHPWVDLEHMPSRESLDRATTLVVQAVKKDQEGDAAAALSLYCKALDFFVPALHYEADAQRKEAIKAKVGQYVARAEELKAIVSSSNQALLRQGTSARDLLREMARDKPRLLAALEVASAAMAKEEAAGGEQDALDLYQHSLGELLLLLAAEPPGRRRELLHTEVQNLMARAEYLKEQVKMRESHWEADTLDKEGLSESVRSSCTLQ
- the ULK3 gene encoding serine/threonine-protein kinase ULK3 isoform X5 — its product is MEFCAGGDLSRFIHTRRILPEKVARVFMQQLASALQFLHERNISHLDLKPQNILLSSLEKPHLKLADFGFAQHMSPWDEKHVLRGSPLYMAPEMVCQRQYDARVDLWSVGVILYEALFGQPPFASRSFLELEEKIRSNRVIELPLRPLLSRDCRDLLQRLLERDPSRRISFQDFFAHPWVDLEHMPSRESLDRATTLVVQAVKKDQEGDAAAALSLYCKALDFFVPALHYEADAQRKEAIKAKVGQYVARAEELKAIVSSSNQALLRQGTSARDLLREMARDKPRLLAALEVASAAMAKEEAAGGEQDALDLYQHSLGELLLLLAAEPPGRRRELLHTEVQNLMARAEYLKEQMRESHWEADTLDKEGLSESVRSSCTLQ